The Haloarchaeobius amylolyticus genome window below encodes:
- a CDS encoding RPA family protein has protein sequence MSQAPTREVAKRVFAREFNDATYTFKESDDERAPNFALLPTGDRANRVFVVGTLTETEDIGDDSEYWRGRVVDPTGTFFVYAGQYQPDAASFLRETEPPAYVSVVGKPRTFETDDGSINVSLRPESITPVDEATRNRWVVETAERTLDRIEAFDDETNEYAAMAREHYDPDMLSMYRDEVIQALESMDGVGGDDEEEDEAEAPA, from the coding sequence ATGAGTCAGGCACCCACCCGCGAAGTCGCAAAGCGCGTCTTCGCACGCGAGTTCAACGACGCGACGTACACGTTCAAGGAATCCGACGACGAGCGCGCCCCCAACTTCGCGCTCTTGCCGACGGGCGACCGCGCCAACCGCGTGTTCGTCGTCGGCACCCTCACCGAGACCGAGGACATCGGTGACGACTCGGAGTACTGGCGTGGCCGCGTGGTCGACCCCACGGGCACGTTCTTCGTGTACGCTGGCCAGTACCAGCCCGACGCGGCCTCGTTCCTGCGCGAGACCGAACCGCCTGCCTACGTCTCCGTCGTGGGCAAGCCGCGCACGTTCGAGACCGACGACGGGAGCATCAACGTCTCTCTGCGGCCGGAGTCCATCACGCCGGTGGACGAGGCCACCCGCAACCGCTGGGTCGTCGAGACCGCAGAGCGCACCCTCGACCGCATCGAGGCCTTCGACGACGAGACCAACGAGTACGCCGCCATGGCCCGCGAGCACTACGACCCCGACATGCTGAGCATGTACCGGGACGAGGTCATCCAGGCACTGGAGAGCATGGACGGCGTCGGCGGTGACGACGAGGAAGAGGACGAAGCGGAAGCCCCGGCCTGA